ttatgagcttttatttatttaatcaaaataccTTACTAGGCCTTATTAGCCTTAGAGagctcaattaggtcaaattaggtttttttaaataaaacaaattcctaaaattaaattttttttaaaaaaaatttcatttaaatttaattaaatattttttactatTCAAAATGATTTTATCCAAGAAACATGCCATACATATGATTATTCATTTTTAATGCCTCTAGATATATCTCATAGTCATATAAATTTTTCATCATTGAGTTCcttacggcctcaatgcacatgccTATAAGTTCACAAAAATAGAGGCCTACACATTGGAAAGTTATGACCCTTATTCTTGGTGCACAATGGCTTATGTTGGGGGAAATACGCAAGAATTTTAAGACTTTGAAGATGgaatttgaatggagtggtacaaCTTGTATTTTACATGGTGATGATAGTAGTCATTTGGAAATGGTTGGTACTGAGAAAATGGAGAAGATTTTGCAGAAAGAACCTCAGTTGGCGATAATGCAGTTAGTTGTTCCTAAGAATGCGAgtgctatgaaatattatactcTAGATGGTTGGGATGCACAAAATTGGCCTAAATTAGAATCATTGCTGCTGTAATATGATGATATTTTCTTAGATCTTGTAGGGCTACCTCCAAGACGTAGCCatgatcataaaataattttgcaaGAGAATGCACAACTAGTTAACGTCATAACATATAAATATGCTTCATTTTAAAAAGATGTTATTGAGAAGTTGATTATAGAGATTTTGGAGGCTGGGCTTATTCAAAACAACACTAGTCTTCATTGTAGCCCTGTggttttagttaaaaaaaaagaaagaagataatTCTTAGCGGATGTGTATTGACTATTGGCTATTGAATAATCTTACAGTTAAGGACAAGTTTTTGATACCAGTATTGAGGAGTTATTATACGAATTGTACCATGCTACTGTATTTTCCAAGCTGGACTAGAAGTCTGGTTATTGGCAAATACACATGCATCCTCCGAATGTACCCAAAATGGCTTTTCGCACCCATGAAGGCCATTACCAATTTCTCGTAATGCCTTTCGTCTTAATGAACGCACCTGCAACATTTTAAAGTCTCATGAACTCTATTTTCAAGCCATACTAGTgccattttgtatttttttttttcacgaTATTCTTGTGTATAGTGATAATAGGGAGCAGCATGTGCAACATTTGCAGCAAGTGTTTCAACTTTTGTGGGATAATAAGCTGGTAACCAAGCGTTCTAAGTGCTCATTTGGATGCACTCATATTGAATATCTCGAGCACATTATTTCGACAGAGGGAGTGAGCATCGATCCTGCTAAAATTGTTGCAGTCTATGATTGGCCAATTCCAACTAACGTTAAGCAATTACAAGGATTCCTTGGTCTTACTAGATATTACTGTAGATTTGTTAATGGCGATGGTAAGATTGAGAAACCCCTTATGGAGTTACTTAAAAAGGATAATTTTTTTTTGGTGTGAATTAGCTCAAATGGCTTTCGAAAGATTGAAAGAAGCAATGGTTACTGCCCCAGTGATTGCATTACCTAATCCAGAAAAATTATTTGTAGTGGAGACTGACGCATCTGGGGCTAGGATAGGCGCTGTGTTGATGCAATTTGGTCACCCAATTGCAAATCTAAGTAAGGCATTATCTCCACAGAATCTGGCTTTTTATATTTATGAGAAGGAGATGCTGGCTATTTTGTTAGCAATCAAGAAATGAGAACATTATGTTATGCCCAAACACTTTGTGAACAAAAACTAATCATCAAAGTCTAAAGTATTTGTTAGAGCAGAAGTTAACTAAGCCAACGCAGCAAGCTTGGATGGCAAAATTACTCCAATTTGATTATGAGATTTGTTATTGCAAGGGCAAGGAAAATTATGTTGCTGATGGTCTTTCTTGGATACCTTCACTAAGTTCTTATGCCATTATAGTTTCTACTTTAACATCTGAGTTATTGTCTCAACTTCAGTCGTCATGGGATTCAGATCTTGTACTTCAAGCTATTATAGCTGATAAGCAAATTGATCCTGCTTCGCATTCCAAATATACAGAgcatttgaattaattaaaaaggaATGGCAAGTTAGTTGTAGgcaatgatgttaatttgtggaATGCTTTGATTAAGGAATTTCATGAGTCTTCAGTGGGTGGTCATTCAGGTGCTACAGTCACAGCCAAACGACTTTCAGCGGTGGTATTTTGGTCTGGGCTATGGAAGGATGTTCGAAATTATATATTGTTGTGCGACTTGTCAACATTATAAACTAGAGAATATAGCTTCACCAGGCTTGTTACAACCCTTACCAATACTAGAAGTTACTTTTTAGGACATTTCTATGGACTTTATTGAGGCTCTGCCAAAATCTTAGTCCAAGTCAGCTATCTTGGTTATTGTGGATTACTTGACTAAATATGCCCATTTTGTGGCATTATCTCATCCATATACTTCAAAAGGGGCGGCACAAATGTTCCTTGATACTGTTTATAAGCTTTATGGCATGTCTCAGTCAATAACAAGTAATGGAGACCTTGTCTTTATGAGCACCTTCTAGAAAGAATTCTTTTCACTGCAGGGAGTGAGACTCAATGTGTCTACAGCCtatcatccacagacagatggcaaaAAAGAAGTTGGTAATCGATGCTTGGAAAGTTACTTGCGTTGCATGGCTAGAGATCTGCCACATTTATGGACAAAGTGGCTCTCTTTAGTAGAGTACTAGTATAATATGTCCTACCATTCCAACATTCGCACTACACCTTTAAGGCTTTGTACGGGCAGCCACCTTTAATTAATTTGCCATATTCCCTCATGACTCAAGGGTAGCAGTAGTAGATGCTTGCTTGCAAAACAGaaaggttgtatttcaattttaaaagaccGTTTGCAAAAAGCTCAAAATCGTATGAAGTCATTGGCTAATAAGCATTATACAGATCAAGAGTTTTGGGTAGGTGACTAGGTTTGGGTTATTGGAGGATTATAAACAAATCTCTGCTACAGTTACAAGGTCTAAGTTGCGTCCTAAGCACTATGGATCTTTCTGTGGTATTGACCGAATTAGTTCTATGGCTTATTGTCTTGATTTACCACCTGAGGTTTTTATTCACAATGTATTTCATGTATCTTTACTTTGTCCTGCTTAAAATGTTGACCCAACTCAGCCAATTTTACCATTGTTGGTCACTACTCCTTTAGCGATTCCACAAGCTATTTTAGATTGTCGAATGGTTCATCATCATAATCAAGCTGCCACACAACTTCTGATTCATTGGAAAGGACTTTCACTAGCTGAAGCAACTTGGGAATACGCCTTTGATATGCGCCTGCGTTTTACAGAGTTCCTTGGGGACAAGGAACCTTTCAACCCAAGGTTGTTGATACAAATGTGAATTGAAAAAGTTGGATATGCCACGTGTGAGATTAATTAGTAAAACGCAGAGCAGTGTTAGCAATAATGAGATGATGTCATATCAATAAGTAGATGTAATAGTGGGAGAAGGATTGGCACGAAGGATTGGAGTTGTTTTAATGGAATGCATGAGCTATCATTCTATTGTGGGCATTGTTAAACTGTTCTTGGGTCTTGTTAAATAGGCTCATGTAATTGTAGAGAAGTCATGTATGAGTATTCATGAGCTTGTTCTTTCTCTTTGTAATCTTTcttgatttcttcttcttcctcatgtcTTCTCTTTCTAGTTCAATAAAACCTCAGTTTGCATCAAATTATCATTATTGCAAGAGGATTTATAGCATAGCTTGGCATTGAGGTTGATTTTGATTTATATGCATTGAGGTTTCAATCTAATAATAAATGGACATATATGTATGAATGGGTTTATACATATACATGAGTGGATTTCAAATATTTGTAACCaccttacaatttttttttttttaaatagtaacTACATTTGCATATGTGTTTAATTACTATCGAGTTATCATTTCATATCAAATACTGACATGAAATAATCactttattatataatttcttcAAATTAACCAGCCTATCAACAACTCTATTGGCTTCCTATAACAATGACACAAACTATATCTCCTAAGGGCTCTTCAATAAGTCCCAACATTGAGAAATTCTAAGTAGAGATAAGATCCAAGACTACCATAGAGTTCAATTCTGTTGTCTTTACACAACCCATTagaattcaattaaaaaaaaaactttaatattttactaaaaattttaaattaatatgaaaATTCAAATATTTATACTAACAGGTTATGAAGAGGTGTCGAGAGTTATAAATAAGTCATATGAGATAAGAAGTcaagaaaatattattttaataatatttttaatttaatttttttaaatgtaagttacattttaatattataatttttataatttaaaaaaaaaaaaaacaacttttGAAATATCAATTTTTTTGGGCTAGTAATTTCGTTTCTTACCAGTTACCCACTAGAAACTAAGAAAGAAGCCCACCAATTTCTTCGATGGGCCTAGTAATGGCTCCTAGAGCGTAAGGGGATGCTCAAACCTTGAAGCCTGACTGCTCGGAAGTAGGGAAGGATGCTAGCGGCACAGAGAACAATCAGATGGACACATACAAGCGTCGATTTCCCACGCCTCACCAGATTCACTCTGCAGGCACCCAAAAGTGTacgctttttttttttccttttcttttttctatcttgatttgtttcaatttcaCTAGTATAAGCTTTTTGTTTGTCCTGGATGACTTTGTTTCTTTATTCTTATTTCTGGGGTTGTTTTGGCTCTATATTTGATCGGTTTATTGGCTATTAGGACTAAAATGATTTGATTTCAACCCACTTGGCTGTTTAGTATATGTTTGATCAACATTTTCATATATCTTGCTCTTGGAATTGTAGCTGATGTCCATTTTATTAGGTTTTTAAACTGCCCTTTAATCATTTTGTGCTTAATGATGAGCTAAATGTGACAATGGGTACTCATATTGATGATTTCTCTGCAAAGTAGCTTTTTGAGGACATCTCATGGTTATCATGTTCCATTTTAAACAAGAATATTTGTTGTGGCAAGAAGTGCTTTGCATATTGTTATTCACTATCTGAAGTTTCTGCCAAACATGGATTACCAATGGCTTTGTGTTTTCCTGATTGATGAGAGACAACTTCCATAACCAAGTGGGTTATGTTGCAACAACTGTAAAGCTGAAAGTAACATTTTGATTCTTAGTATGTGATTTAGTATATGATTTGCCTTTGCTCTGTTCACATTTGGGACCCATGCATCTGAAACTGCCGGCTTCAGTAATTTTGGATGTTTGATAACTCTTAGCTGAATGGATGTTTAGTTTTCTACTTGTGAAGACTCTAGTTGCCCATGGCTAAGACTGTTTTTTAAGCATTGAAAAGGTATATAAGGCTAAGAAGCACTTAGGTCTTTATTCTTTTATCATCATTTCTTTggtataattaatattttgtttCTGTTATCTTTCAGGGTCGCAAATGACCATGTTATTTTATATACTTCAGTTTCCATGCTGTTCACATCATTATGTCCTCTTTCAATCTTTTGTTGCAGGTAGAGGTGGAATATGCCAATGGTAGCAAGTTTAATCTGTCATCTGAATTTTTGAGAATACATAGTCCAGCTGTTGATGGGAAAGTTAGGTCAATTGGAGGCGAGAAGGTAATATTTGTCAGAACTCATCTTCTttgcaaattttaaaatttggtgtttcctttttatttatttttgtttccCCCTTTGATtcctatattaaatatatttcatCGTCCAAAATATTTGTTATTTTGCATTTGTTGTTTTTCTTAATAGTTTCATGTAGTTAGAATAAATTAGTGGATGGATACTTCCATATTTGGGTATCATATGAGTTTCAAAGTTCATTATTTTTGCAAGTCTCAACCCAGCAGTGGTAAAAATTACTGTAATTCAATACATGAGCTGATGTTGAGTTTCTTTCCTACGCAACTGCTCTGTGTCCACTTATGTACGTTTTAAGATAGAGAAACAGGAAAAAAAAAGTTGGCAGGCATGAATTAGTTGAACACCCTTTTTGTTGTACACGTGCATGGCTAAACCTAGGGCCTAAGGTCAAGCTAAGCACAAATTTATTAACCGGTTTGAGTGCTTGACATTTCTTGATTAGGTGATTTTTGGGCGGCGGCATGTGGGTGTCATGTCTGCAGAACCTGTAGGAAACTATGGGTTAAGGTATTTAAGTTCATTTTGTCATTGTCTTTGGTTCCTATACCTTGTAGCAAGTAGAAAGATATGGTTTATTTATGGTGACGGTTTCCTTCTGATCGGATGGTTCAGGATAGTATTTGATGATTTGCATAAAACTGGGATCTATACATGGGATTATTTTTATCATCTTGGTAGCAATAAGTTTACCCTGATGAGAAATTATATCAAAACACTAAGGAAGCATGGACTCAGCCGGGATCCACCTAAAAGAAAATGATGGAGACTTGATTTTGATCATCCCAGTTGATTCCTTAATCCATGTTGGGTGATGATCACAAAGCTGACTCAAAGTTGGTTAAAGATTTCCTTCATACACCTGGCGCTGAAGTTCTAATATCATCCAGGATTTAAAGCCATGGAAGCATTGTTTATGGAAGATCAGTAAGGGTCTGGA
The Hevea brasiliensis isolate MT/VB/25A 57/8 chromosome 15, ASM3005281v1, whole genome shotgun sequence genome window above contains:
- the LOC110656608 gene encoding uncharacterized protein LOC110656608, which produces MLAAQRTIRWTHTSVDFPRLTRFTLQAPKSVEVEYANGSKFNLSSEFLRIHSPAVDGKVRSIGGEKVIFGRRHVGVMSAEPVGNYGLRIVFDDLHKTGIYTWDYFYHLGSNKFTLMRNYIKTLRKHGLSRDPPKRK